One genomic segment of Mustelus asterias chromosome 26, sMusAst1.hap1.1, whole genome shotgun sequence includes these proteins:
- the LOC144479700 gene encoding bone morphogenetic protein 2-like, whose protein sequence is MPTPTLSAMCPRFGACVLLLLSLRQAWPVSLPGHSQQVRSEALKRLLEVFGMEDPPQSPHRLRQPPQYMLDLYNTVADVDGVTKAPDLLLGNTVRSFPERSHSQRSLFFFNLSSVAKSETILTAELHLFKLRARPSQDILYRRQHFYQVNVYQILNTNNTSTAEGQHLLSSRVLAAHDSTWEVFTITQAVYAWTQDKKSNKGLLVIVQTLAGQQLNNHIVRFATGRDHHTSKQPMLVLFTDDERRRIAASTSLKDVPTETPSLPHAKLQNKASQNRNTRSLGFQACQRYPLYVDFEDIGWAGWIISPRGYNAYHCKGACVFPLGQNMRPTNHATVQSIINALKLANDVASPCCIPDKLFSINLLYFDDDENVVLKQYDDMVAGSCGCH, encoded by the exons ATGCCCACCCCGACTCTGAGTGCCATGTGCCCCAGGTTCGGTGCCTGTGTGCTGCTGCTCTTGTCTCTGCGGCAGGCTTGGCCGGTCTCTCTGCCCGGCCACAGCCAGCAGGTACGTTCCGAGGCATTGAAGAGGCTGCTGGAGGTGTTCGGGATGGAAGACCCCCCGCAGTCGCCCCACAGGCTCCGCCAGCCCCCCCAGTACATGCTGGACCTCTACAACACGGTGGCAGATGTGGACGGAGTGACCAAGGCTCCAGACTTGCTGCTGGGGAACACGGTGCGCAGTTTCCCCGAGAGAA GCCACAGCCAGCggtccctgttcttcttcaaccTGTCCAGCGTGGCCAAGAGTGAGACCATTCTGACCGCAGAGTTACACCTCTTCAAACTGCGTGCCCGACCCAGCCAGGACATCCTGTACCGCAGACAACACTTCTACCAG GTCAATGTCTACCAGATATTAAACACGAATAACACGTCTACTGCAGAGGGGCAACACTTGCTGTCATCCCGAGTACTGGCAGCCCATGACAGCACATGGGAGGTCTTCACTATCACTCAGGCT gtgtatgcctggacacaggATAAAAAGAGCAACAAAGGCTTACTGGTCATTGTGCAAACTCTGGCTGGACAGCAACTCAACAATCACATTGTCCGCTTTGCCACAGGCAGAGACCACCACACCAGCAAGCAACCAATGCTGGTCCTCTTCACAGATGATGAGAGGAGAAGGATTGCCGCCTCAACTTCCTTAAAAG ATGTGCCCACAGAGACTCCATCACTCCCCCATGCTAAACTCCAGAACAAAGCAAGCCAGAACCGGAATACAAGGTCCTTGGGTTTCCAAGCGTGTCAGAGGTATCCTCTATATGTAGACTTTGAAGACATTGGCTGGGCTGGTTGGATCATCTCCCCTCGAGGTTATAATGCCTACCACTGTAAAGGAGCTTGCGTCTTCCCACTGGGTCAAAATATGAGGCCCACCAACCATGCCACTGTCCAGTCCATTATCAATGCTCTTAAGCTAGCCAATGATGTGGCATCTCCATGTTGCATTCCAGACAAGCTCTTTTCTATTAATCTTCTTTATTTTGATGACGACGAGAATGTGGTGCTGAAACAGTATGACGACATGGTTGCTGGCAGCTGTGGGTGCCACTAA